Proteins encoded by one window of Candidatus Poribacteria bacterium:
- a CDS encoding flagellin FliC, producing MYRINTNLMSINGQRNLFQSSHALTSAMSRLSSGLRIMRSADDAAGITMSEAMRAQIVAANQSNRNISQAITMLQTADSGYEQIGNMLIRLKELATQASDSTLNETNRSAISLEATQLVSEIERIAQSTSYNGITLITSSGGPTIALSFYVGDGSLASPTNQIIFFIPDFVAANSTTGALSINGTNFGVTVAFWTAVSAAAVLVDQLDSAVKNLAFSRTKLGAVVNRLEKAQANIQALSENTSSARSVVLDADFAAETAALTRAQILVQAGTSILQQSNILPQNALLLLQG from the coding sequence ATGTACCGAATCAACACGAACCTCATGTCCATCAATGGACAGCGCAACCTCTTCCAGTCGTCGCACGCGTTGACGAGCGCGATGTCCCGCCTGTCGTCCGGTCTTCGCATCATGCGTTCCGCAGACGACGCCGCCGGCATCACGATGTCCGAGGCGATGCGCGCCCAGATCGTCGCGGCGAACCAGTCGAACCGGAACATCTCGCAGGCGATCACGATGCTCCAGACCGCTGACAGCGGTTACGAGCAGATCGGCAACATGCTGATCCGCCTCAAGGAACTCGCCACGCAGGCGTCTGACTCCACGCTGAACGAGACCAACCGCAGCGCGATCTCGCTGGAAGCCACGCAGTTGGTGTCGGAAATCGAGCGCATCGCTCAGTCGACGAGCTACAACGGTATCACACTCATCACCTCCAGTGGCGGCCCCACGATCGCCCTGAGCTTCTACGTGGGCGATGGTTCGCTCGCCAGCCCGACGAACCAGATCATCTTCTTCATTCCGGACTTCGTTGCGGCGAATTCCACGACCGGTGCCCTGTCGATCAACGGGACGAATTTCGGCGTCACGGTGGCATTCTGGACCGCCGTCTCGGCCGCGGCCGTCCTGGTGGATCAGCTCGACTCGGCGGTCAAGAACCTGGCATTCTCGCGAACCAAGCTGGGCGCCGTCGTGAACCGACTCGAGAAGGCGCAGGCGAACATCCAGGCCCTGTCCGAGAACACGTCGAGCGCCCGTTCGGTCGTCCTCGATGCCGACTTCGCGGCGGAGACCGCAGCGCTCACCCGCGCTCAGATCCTCGTCCAGGCGGGCACCTCGATCCTGCAGCAGTCGAACATCCTGCCGCAGAACGCGCTGCTGCTCCTCCAAGGCTAG